A stretch of the Acidilobus sp. 7A genome encodes the following:
- a CDS encoding N-acyl homoserine lactonase family protein has product MAETRVKHAYLLDYGLMQAEWGWFLPDAATHSQKDKPRRWVEFPMSGALIEHEDGWIMIDSGPSPEASKAWPKESFEAFPVVKFSEENVSVNQLKTLGLKPEDVKAIIFTHLHLDHVGQAYLFRDSAYLIAHKLELAHALTQIWEGKYGAYVPGDFEPLKGARWVLIDEERLEVLPGIEVIHTGGHTPGHMVVKVDAPNGDTWYFMGDFFHMPEEFQAESKGWLLFNGEQFESFTRKLKFWASSRRVHMYMTHDPTNWQKYPRIPRPLF; this is encoded by the coding sequence ATGGCTGAGACCAGGGTCAAGCACGCGTACCTCCTGGACTATGGCCTCATGCAGGCCGAGTGGGGCTGGTTCCTGCCCGACGCGGCCACGCACAGCCAGAAGGACAAGCCGAGGAGGTGGGTGGAGTTCCCTATGAGTGGCGCCCTGATAGAGCACGAGGACGGCTGGATAATGATTGACTCAGGCCCGAGCCCCGAGGCATCAAAGGCGTGGCCCAAGGAGTCCTTCGAGGCCTTCCCTGTGGTCAAGTTCAGCGAGGAGAACGTGTCTGTCAACCAGCTCAAGACGCTCGGCCTGAAGCCGGAGGACGTAAAGGCAATAATATTCACCCACCTGCACCTGGACCACGTTGGGCAGGCCTACCTTTTCAGGGACTCAGCCTACCTTATAGCGCACAAGCTTGAGCTCGCCCACGCCCTGACGCAGATATGGGAGGGCAAGTACGGCGCCTATGTGCCTGGCGACTTCGAGCCCCTGAAGGGCGCCAGGTGGGTCCTCATCGACGAGGAGAGGCTTGAGGTGCTGCCAGGCATAGAGGTCATCCACACGGGTGGCCACACGCCAGGTCACATGGTGGTCAAGGTGGACGCCCCGAACGGGGACACGTGGTACTTCATGGGGGACTTCTTCCACATGCCTGAGGAGTTCCAGGCCGAGAGCAAGGGGTGGCTACTCTTCAACGGGGAGCAGTTCGAGTCCTTCACTAGGAAGTTGAAGTTCTGGGCTTCGTCAAGGAGGGTCCACATGTACATGACCCACGACCCGACCAACTGGCAGAAGTACCCCAGGATACCCAGGCCCCTGTTCTGA
- a CDS encoding hydroxyacid-oxoacid transhydrogenase, which produces MSYSQSYLAYSEYTDSVFVINLPYIKFGLGASKDVGYEARRLGMTSVLLVVGKRLAETRLAEQVRGSLEAQGIKVEAFTDVHVEPDDEAIVSGFSKVKDLRVDGFVALGGGSTIDTAKLLNLLYSYPRDLMDYVNKPVGGGASPPGPLRPMIAIPTTAGTGAENTNVAVLDVKKLHVKTGVSNQYLRPSVAIVDPLTTITMPPMVTASTGLDVLNHAIESITAHPYTARPAVSPAERPVYAGSTPIGDLFLPVITWAAKYLRRAYADPYDIEARYYMQLGANLAGLGFGHAGVHVPHAMAYPIAGMVRDWRPPDYDFGYPIVPHGISTAIPAAYAFRYLAPYNEDKFRLVAGALGLDTSGTGRELGERIFDYYIRLLEDLHIPTNLKEVGFNRSDLDALVEGAWAQQRLLVLSPKTISKDDLRRIFSEMLE; this is translated from the coding sequence ATGTCTTACTCCCAGTCCTACCTGGCGTACTCGGAGTACACGGACTCCGTCTTCGTGATAAACCTGCCCTACATAAAGTTCGGCCTCGGGGCCTCCAAGGACGTCGGCTACGAGGCCAGGAGGCTCGGCATGACCAGCGTCCTCCTCGTCGTGGGGAAGAGGCTGGCTGAGACGAGGCTGGCTGAGCAGGTCAGGGGGAGCCTCGAGGCCCAGGGCATAAAGGTCGAGGCCTTCACTGACGTGCACGTAGAGCCTGACGACGAGGCCATAGTGAGCGGCTTCTCCAAGGTGAAGGACCTGAGGGTCGACGGCTTCGTGGCCCTGGGCGGAGGCTCGACGATAGACACCGCCAAGCTGCTCAACCTCCTCTACTCCTACCCGAGGGACCTCATGGACTACGTCAACAAGCCCGTCGGCGGCGGCGCCTCCCCGCCCGGCCCCCTGAGGCCCATGATTGCCATACCCACGACGGCTGGCACCGGGGCGGAGAACACTAATGTGGCGGTGCTTGACGTAAAGAAGCTCCACGTCAAGACGGGCGTGAGCAACCAGTACCTGAGGCCCTCGGTTGCCATAGTTGACCCCCTGACGACAATAACCATGCCGCCCATGGTCACCGCGTCAACAGGCCTTGACGTCCTCAACCACGCCATAGAGTCCATAACTGCCCACCCGTACACAGCAAGGCCTGCCGTGAGCCCGGCCGAGAGGCCCGTCTACGCCGGCTCAACGCCCATAGGCGACCTGTTCCTGCCCGTCATAACGTGGGCCGCCAAGTACCTGAGGAGGGCCTACGCGGACCCATATGACATAGAGGCAAGGTACTACATGCAGCTCGGGGCAAACCTGGCTGGCCTCGGCTTCGGCCACGCGGGCGTGCACGTGCCCCACGCCATGGCCTACCCGATAGCTGGCATGGTGAGGGACTGGCGCCCGCCGGACTACGACTTCGGCTACCCCATAGTGCCCCACGGCATAAGCACTGCAATACCAGCCGCCTACGCCTTCAGGTACCTCGCCCCCTACAACGAGGACAAGTTCAGGCTTGTGGCTGGCGCCCTCGGCCTTGACACGAGCGGCACGGGCAGGGAGCTTGGCGAGAGGATATTTGACTACTACATAAGGCTGCTCGAGGACCTCCACATACCGACCAACCTGAAGGAGGTAGGGTTCAACAGGTCTGACCTGGACGCGCTCGTGGAGGGGGCGTGGGCGCAGCAGAGGCTGCTAGTGCTGTCCCCCAAGACAATATCTAAGGACGACCTGAGGAGGATCTTCAGCGAGATGCTCGAGTGA
- a CDS encoding aldehyde ferredoxin oxidoreductase family protein — translation MEGTFSRLIRVDLSSGAVRYDEARQEDVKAYLGGRGLGLLLASRSGFRRGVDPLSPDSPLIFASGPLAGSGMPLSSRAVAVFMSPLANRWSYSTVGGSLAVIMRYAGADVLMVTGRASRPSYIVVEGGRAEVRDASGLWGMGTLDAERALKEVHGDDSAVAVIGPAGENMVRFASINHETWRQFGRGGGGAVMGSKNLKAVVFVPSGRAVEAADPEMTWAMISEMTRRLATGAKSYRDNGTLGTIDAGNGTGFFPSLYWTRVSAPGWRRISWFDVLSKYYYTGKRTTCLHCPVACHKTVASRRYGGYVELEYETTMALAGLTGVVDPDELIQLAHVVDDMGLDSITTGNVLGLLAYLTERGAVSPGEGVRFGDAARMRELIFMIAKREGIGKVLSLGAKEAAKELGHPEAAVEVKGLEPAGYDPRTLKGMALNYAVAERGADHLWASAYAVDIPGLAGGRQATGEEKVRAVMDLEERNAVYDSAVLCKFGRNAYGWDELVRSLNAVTGFDYTKETLRQVAQRIIVLHRLMNGTTVEEDRLPPRWLSEPVEFEGKSYVVTEAEWRSMLMTYYRLRGYDEEGRPTKETLEALRVSLVQTGQG, via the coding sequence TTGGAGGGGACATTCAGCAGGCTCATAAGGGTCGACCTGAGCTCGGGGGCTGTGCGCTACGACGAGGCAAGGCAGGAGGACGTCAAGGCCTACCTGGGCGGCAGGGGCCTGGGCCTCCTGCTAGCCTCCAGGAGCGGCTTCAGGAGGGGCGTGGATCCCCTGTCGCCGGACTCGCCACTGATATTCGCCTCAGGCCCCCTGGCCGGCTCAGGGATGCCCCTCTCCTCAAGGGCCGTGGCAGTGTTCATGTCGCCCCTCGCCAACAGGTGGAGCTACTCAACGGTCGGCGGCTCCCTGGCCGTCATAATGAGGTACGCCGGGGCCGACGTCCTTATGGTCACCGGCAGGGCCAGCAGGCCCTCCTACATAGTGGTTGAGGGCGGCAGGGCCGAGGTCAGGGACGCCTCAGGCCTCTGGGGCATGGGCACCCTCGACGCTGAGAGGGCCCTGAAGGAGGTTCACGGCGACGATTCCGCCGTAGCAGTGATAGGCCCGGCAGGGGAGAACATGGTGAGGTTCGCGTCGATAAACCACGAGACGTGGAGGCAGTTCGGCAGGGGAGGGGGAGGAGCCGTGATGGGCTCAAAGAACCTCAAGGCGGTCGTCTTCGTGCCCAGCGGCAGGGCCGTCGAGGCTGCAGACCCAGAGATGACGTGGGCCATGATAAGCGAGATGACGAGGAGGCTGGCCACAGGGGCCAAGTCGTACAGGGACAACGGCACCCTCGGCACAATAGACGCGGGGAACGGGACTGGCTTCTTCCCCTCGCTCTACTGGACCAGGGTCTCGGCCCCAGGCTGGAGGAGGATATCTTGGTTTGACGTCCTGAGCAAGTACTACTACACGGGCAAGAGGACCACGTGCCTTCACTGCCCCGTGGCCTGCCACAAGACTGTGGCCTCCAGGAGGTACGGGGGCTACGTAGAGCTCGAGTACGAGACCACAATGGCCTTGGCTGGGCTCACCGGGGTAGTTGACCCTGACGAGCTGATACAGCTGGCCCACGTCGTTGACGACATGGGCCTGGACTCCATAACGACAGGGAACGTGCTCGGCCTCCTCGCCTACCTCACCGAGAGGGGGGCCGTCAGCCCAGGGGAGGGGGTGAGGTTTGGGGACGCGGCCCGCATGAGGGAGCTCATATTCATGATAGCAAAGAGGGAGGGGATAGGCAAGGTCCTCTCCCTGGGGGCCAAGGAGGCCGCCAAGGAGCTGGGTCACCCTGAGGCCGCGGTAGAGGTCAAGGGCCTCGAGCCGGCGGGCTACGACCCGAGGACGCTCAAGGGCATGGCGCTCAACTACGCTGTAGCCGAGAGGGGCGCCGACCACCTGTGGGCAAGCGCCTACGCTGTTGACATACCCGGCCTGGCGGGGGGCAGGCAGGCCACCGGGGAGGAGAAGGTTAGGGCCGTTATGGACCTGGAGGAGAGGAACGCGGTATATGACAGCGCCGTTCTCTGCAAGTTCGGCAGGAACGCCTACGGCTGGGACGAGCTGGTGAGGTCCCTTAACGCAGTCACAGGCTTCGACTACACGAAGGAGACACTTAGGCAGGTCGCCCAGAGAATTATCGTGCTGCACAGGCTCATGAACGGCACCACAGTTGAGGAGGACAGGCTGCCCCCCAGGTGGCTCAGCGAGCCGGTGGAGTTCGAGGGCAAAAGCTACGTCGTCACAGAGGCCGAGTGGAGGTCCATGCTTATGACGTACTACAGGCTGAGGGGCTACGACGAGGAGGGCAGGCCCACTAAGGAGACGCTTGAGGCGCTCAGAGTTAGTTTAGTACAGACGGGCCAAGGATAG
- a CDS encoding amidohydrolase family protein: protein MSSGQRALALYDGLIFDSTGRQPFRGTVIVRGGEIADVGTRGEVGVPDDADVIDLRGAFLMPGLIDAHTHIMGSRSGRVEEDLLTPIGVFFARAVRDLEALAEAGFTTAVDAGSIVALHLRDAVAEGTVRGPRVVAAGPVLSQTFGHADVHYLPAEWVDYRTTRKLTPFASLLCDGEAECRKAARYAMREGADFIKVMASGGVLSQRDRPEYRGFTLEELKAIVDEARAANRWVHAHAEGKVGIVNAARAGVKVVAHCDLMDEEAAEEVLKAGATCVPTFAVDYALLREGQRLGVPEWGMKKIAELADIHVENIRRAHRMGVRLATGTDFSGGVGRHGENAEEIALFVEKVGMTPQDALIAATRNAAYAAGLEGRAGVIAKGALADIIAVDGDPLENVRALTDRSKVKLVIRGGEVLKDLLRQG, encoded by the coding sequence TTGTCGAGCGGCCAGAGGGCCCTAGCCCTTTATGACGGCCTCATATTTGACTCAACCGGAAGGCAGCCCTTCAGGGGCACGGTCATAGTCAGGGGCGGCGAGATAGCTGACGTGGGCACGAGGGGGGAGGTGGGAGTCCCAGACGACGCGGATGTCATAGACCTCAGGGGAGCGTTCCTCATGCCTGGCCTCATCGACGCCCACACGCACATAATGGGCTCGAGGAGCGGCAGGGTAGAGGAGGACCTGCTGACCCCGATAGGCGTCTTCTTCGCCAGGGCAGTGAGGGACCTGGAGGCGCTGGCTGAAGCCGGCTTCACAACAGCTGTTGACGCAGGCAGCATAGTTGCCCTTCACCTGAGGGACGCCGTTGCCGAGGGCACGGTCAGGGGCCCAAGGGTTGTTGCTGCTGGCCCCGTGCTCTCCCAGACCTTTGGGCACGCGGACGTCCACTACCTCCCGGCTGAGTGGGTCGACTACAGGACCACGAGGAAGCTGACCCCCTTCGCCTCCCTCCTATGCGACGGCGAGGCGGAGTGCAGGAAGGCCGCGAGGTACGCCATGAGGGAGGGGGCCGACTTCATAAAGGTCATGGCGTCGGGAGGGGTACTGAGCCAGAGGGACAGGCCCGAGTACAGGGGCTTCACCCTGGAGGAGCTCAAGGCCATAGTTGACGAGGCCAGGGCCGCCAACAGGTGGGTGCACGCGCACGCGGAGGGCAAGGTAGGCATAGTCAACGCGGCGAGGGCTGGAGTAAAGGTAGTCGCGCACTGCGACCTCATGGACGAGGAGGCGGCCGAGGAGGTGCTGAAGGCAGGGGCGACGTGCGTGCCGACCTTCGCAGTTGACTACGCGCTGCTGAGGGAGGGGCAGAGGCTTGGCGTGCCTGAGTGGGGCATGAAAAAGATCGCTGAGCTCGCGGACATACACGTCGAGAACATAAGGAGGGCCCACAGGATGGGAGTCAGGCTCGCCACGGGCACGGACTTCTCCGGAGGGGTGGGGAGGCACGGGGAGAACGCCGAGGAAATTGCACTCTTCGTTGAGAAGGTTGGCATGACACCTCAGGACGCCCTGATTGCCGCGACCAGGAACGCTGCCTACGCGGCCGGGCTTGAGGGGAGGGCGGGGGTCATAGCTAAGGGCGCGCTGGCCGACATAATTGCCGTTGATGGCGACCCGCTTGAGAACGTCAGGGCGCTGACTGACAGGTCAAAGGTTAAGCTCGTGATAAGGGGAGGCGAGGTGCTGAAGGACCTGCTGAGGCAGGGCTGA
- a CDS encoding 4Fe-4S dicluster domain-containing protein encodes MKQLIAIPEKCTGCGRCELACSFEHFKVFDPELSAIHVLRLEREPLDAPLFCIQCGLCAMEGVCPHNAIYRDPNTFSVVIDRARCDGCERCVEVCPYGVITIDHVEKKAIKCDLCGGDPACVKACPEGALAYVDVNEAAYYKRYFFAKLQEKAMVPIVPYPAERSSQLNNRA; translated from the coding sequence TTGAAGCAGCTCATTGCAATTCCTGAGAAGTGCACTGGCTGTGGTAGGTGCGAGCTCGCCTGCAGCTTCGAGCACTTCAAGGTCTTCGACCCCGAGCTCTCGGCAATTCACGTGCTTAGGCTGGAGAGGGAGCCCCTGGACGCCCCGCTCTTCTGCATACAGTGCGGCCTCTGCGCCATGGAGGGGGTATGCCCCCACAACGCCATATACAGGGACCCCAACACGTTCTCGGTCGTAATTGACAGGGCCAGGTGCGACGGCTGCGAGAGGTGCGTGGAGGTCTGCCCGTACGGCGTCATAACCATTGACCACGTGGAGAAGAAGGCCATAAAGTGCGACCTGTGCGGCGGCGACCCAGCGTGCGTCAAGGCGTGCCCTGAGGGCGCCCTGGCCTACGTCGACGTCAACGAGGCGGCCTACTACAAGCGCTACTTCTTCGCGAAGCTGCAGGAGAAGGCCATGGTGCCCATAGTGCCGTACCCGGCCGAGAGGTCCAGCCAGCTGAACAACAGGGCCTGA
- a CDS encoding THUMP domain-containing protein: protein MTAVVATLAGELCIKGRQTRFHMVRELLANISAAVRLRSSRVYGGLLVLDVDGDPSALSRVFGLAHYAVASEVRYDDLGDLVRRAAELTANDVRGRRFAVRARRLSEDRFTSLDVNRELGAALLGGSAGVDLESPEVTVYVDMVERGLAYVHTSLQAGPGGLPVGVAGRTVALVSGGIDSPVATWMIMRRGVVPVVLNLAIGGREHREAVLSEVKLLRPWAGRHDIKVYFIDGVPVMKALAEVRRPLRVIALKRVLYRLAEALARIEGAHSITTGESLSQVSSQTMWNLEAEEHGIELPILRPLIAMDKEDIVRVARSIGTYGVSAKVPEYCSLAGPSTTRASVSDVLEAEKSMNLDYAALVRSAEAVRVTLEGRPRPPGRAI from the coding sequence ATGACGGCGGTTGTGGCCACCCTGGCGGGGGAGCTGTGCATAAAGGGCAGGCAGACGAGGTTCCACATGGTCAGGGAGCTGCTAGCTAACATATCAGCTGCCGTGAGGCTCAGGTCGTCAAGGGTCTACGGGGGCCTCCTCGTGCTAGACGTTGACGGCGACCCCTCCGCCCTCTCAAGGGTCTTCGGCCTCGCCCACTACGCGGTAGCCAGCGAGGTCAGGTACGATGACCTGGGGGACCTGGTGAGGAGGGCGGCGGAGCTGACAGCTAACGACGTCAGGGGGAGGCGCTTTGCCGTGAGGGCCAGGAGGCTGAGCGAGGACAGGTTCACCAGCCTTGACGTCAACAGGGAACTGGGGGCAGCCCTCCTGGGCGGGTCCGCGGGGGTGGACCTTGAGTCGCCCGAGGTCACGGTGTATGTTGACATGGTTGAGAGGGGGCTGGCCTACGTCCACACCTCCCTTCAGGCGGGCCCTGGGGGGCTGCCGGTCGGGGTCGCCGGCAGAACAGTTGCCCTCGTCTCAGGCGGCATAGACTCCCCCGTGGCGACGTGGATGATAATGAGGAGGGGCGTCGTGCCCGTCGTTCTGAACCTTGCAATAGGGGGGAGGGAGCACAGGGAGGCCGTCCTGAGCGAGGTTAAGCTTTTGAGGCCGTGGGCGGGCCGCCACGACATAAAGGTCTACTTCATAGACGGGGTCCCAGTTATGAAGGCCCTGGCCGAGGTCAGGAGGCCCCTGAGGGTTATAGCCCTCAAGAGGGTCCTCTACAGGCTCGCCGAGGCCCTAGCTCGCATAGAGGGGGCGCACTCCATAACGACCGGGGAGTCGCTCTCGCAGGTCTCCTCCCAGACCATGTGGAACCTTGAGGCTGAGGAGCACGGAATAGAGCTGCCCATACTGAGGCCGCTGATAGCGATGGACAAGGAGGACATAGTGAGGGTCGCGAGGTCCATAGGGACCTATGGCGTCTCAGCAAAGGTGCCTGAGTACTGCTCCCTCGCGGGCCCCTCCACCACCAGGGCCTCTGTGAGCGACGTGCTCGAGGCCGAGAAGTCCATGAACCTCGACTACGCGGCGCTCGTGAGGTCAGCGGAGGCCGTAAGGGTAACCCTTGAGGGCCGGCCGAGGCCCCCAGGGAGGGCCATCTAG
- a CDS encoding protease pro-enzyme activation domain-containing protein translates to MAPQPLPGYRYVGGMSRDAVVLGVLYVPLRNAQLIYYYAQAVSTPGSPLYHRFLTPQQVQELFYPTQRFEEAESYLASHGLRVLYTAADSIIVFEGTVKDVESALGVKVGMFSNGSLSYYAVTSYSGNALGLVPYVSNVTAVIFRSPPLIHIVKPDLRGQQVVTSLTAYSLPDVVRAYNVTPLYSMGYYGQNVSVGILDFYGDPIVAQALAYFDQVYGLPPANLTVVPIGPYDPNLGLVTGWNVEIELDVESVQSAAPRAHIVLYAANGALPLVVPIATIDQLDQVSVVSQSFGIYESEFSYYGFSFYLYNIYLTDMYYALGTAEGITFLAGSGDGGGMGYSAGPLGGVNYPASSPWVLAVGGTTTYLTFYPNGTPSSSYSTAWSAAGFVPFFFNFGGSTGGYSYFEPMPWWQEGVAPTPPQGFPYGRAIPDVSANANIFPGIYQITYGNETIIDGGTSEASPLTAGLLALIESYLNQRLGLLSPTLYALYKNPSARGAFIPVTFGYNIPWFSNSGYNLVTGLGSINVGVLAHELSNQALVSNHMPSLSVSVVVNGVSMVNQAEAYQPLELLPGESATIEANITYSNGSEVTNGDFKAELVTPEGVMLTKQMTYVQSLGLWQANITVPENCSGTTYVQVNGTSAGRWGIGFTEAFSGYFVTVAWPVSDSPWDPSLGLPLYFNVTELNGSPAPSSTEYEMVISYYNFLDNTYSAYNEYVFTGPLINTMLYFNAPAGYVAIEFTPPAFGLVPVFFGDCLQNFELFPEVLSMPGVVAPGQYIFVEGLVYPPIETESYQSLSLGTSLFNAIEVGSNVTAELVSLSGKAVSSAQITFNPNVGLYTGLLQVPENISPGYYWVVLEANYSSYTLASSNISPSYVEGIGVGMVYVGAPLNVKVWVSPGSPAQGQSITIYANITYGNGTPVKYGQFSAVLVPEADLGAFEGLALSGVNVPLYYNSSLGLWVGSATTPSPFSPGSTAFSGLYAGEPWAVVVTGNAFNGVPAAKAAIAHVAETKYVYYTGVLTPGSFYPYNGLFYDANITGFNGTIEGSVFEGNVYIVDSNVTIADSQSYGTIYVVNSNVSLVNVRASRVVVASGVANLYMSDVISSVSGHVNYVTPPQITALVSGVESSIMHNLSALWSEEGELRQEYSSLSSTVSGLSSTVSQLTSEASQLSTRISDLSGWLMSNVSAVNRTVTGLGNSLSALSSKLTSEASQLSTRISDLSGWLMSNVSAVNRTVTGLGNSLSALSSTVSGLSSTVSNISSRVSSISTTATKAYSSASRSFSLGVGVAVISVISLVIAAVALSRRH, encoded by the coding sequence GTGGCGCCGCAGCCCCTGCCAGGCTACAGGTACGTCGGCGGCATGAGCAGGGACGCCGTTGTCCTCGGAGTGCTCTACGTGCCCCTCAGGAACGCCCAGCTCATATACTACTACGCCCAGGCGGTTAGCACGCCCGGCTCGCCGCTCTACCACAGGTTCCTGACGCCGCAGCAGGTCCAGGAGCTGTTCTACCCGACCCAGCGGTTCGAGGAGGCTGAGTCCTACCTGGCGTCCCACGGCCTCAGGGTGCTCTACACGGCGGCCGACTCCATCATAGTCTTCGAGGGCACGGTGAAGGACGTTGAGAGCGCCCTGGGGGTGAAGGTAGGCATGTTCAGCAACGGCTCGCTGTCATATTATGCCGTAACCTCCTACAGCGGCAACGCCCTCGGCCTCGTGCCCTACGTCTCAAACGTGACCGCCGTGATATTCAGGTCGCCGCCCCTCATACACATAGTTAAGCCTGACCTCAGGGGCCAGCAGGTCGTCACGTCCCTCACGGCCTACTCGCTGCCGGACGTCGTAAGGGCTTACAACGTCACGCCGCTCTACTCCATGGGGTACTACGGACAGAACGTCAGCGTTGGCATCCTGGACTTCTACGGCGACCCTATCGTCGCCCAGGCCCTGGCCTACTTCGACCAGGTCTACGGCCTGCCCCCTGCCAACCTGACAGTGGTGCCGATAGGGCCCTATGACCCCAACCTGGGCCTTGTGACAGGCTGGAATGTTGAGATAGAGCTCGACGTTGAGTCTGTGCAGAGCGCTGCGCCTAGAGCGCATATAGTGCTCTATGCTGCTAACGGCGCACTGCCCCTCGTGGTGCCAATAGCAACCATAGACCAGCTCGATCAGGTCTCTGTAGTGAGCCAGAGCTTCGGAATTTACGAGTCCGAGTTCTCCTACTATGGCTTCAGCTTCTACCTCTACAACATATACCTGACAGACATGTACTACGCGCTTGGGACTGCAGAGGGCATAACGTTCCTTGCGGGCAGTGGCGACGGCGGAGGCATGGGGTACAGCGCCGGCCCACTGGGGGGCGTGAACTACCCTGCCTCCTCGCCCTGGGTGCTCGCAGTGGGCGGCACTACCACCTACCTCACTTTCTACCCCAACGGGACGCCGAGCTCCTCATACTCCACTGCGTGGTCAGCAGCCGGCTTCGTGCCTTTCTTCTTCAACTTCGGCGGCAGCACGGGAGGCTACTCATACTTTGAGCCCATGCCGTGGTGGCAGGAGGGCGTGGCGCCAACGCCTCCCCAGGGCTTCCCCTACGGCAGGGCGATCCCGGACGTCTCAGCCAACGCCAACATATTCCCAGGCATATATCAGATAACATATGGTAACGAGACCATAATAGATGGCGGCACCAGCGAGGCGTCGCCGCTGACGGCTGGCCTCCTGGCCCTCATAGAGTCCTACCTAAACCAAAGGCTCGGCCTGCTGTCCCCAACCCTCTACGCGCTGTATAAGAACCCGTCGGCGAGGGGCGCGTTCATACCGGTAACCTTCGGCTACAACATACCCTGGTTCTCAAACAGCGGCTATAACCTGGTCACAGGCCTCGGCTCCATAAACGTTGGCGTGCTCGCCCACGAGCTGAGCAATCAGGCCCTTGTAAGCAACCATATGCCGTCCCTCAGCGTCAGCGTCGTCGTGAACGGCGTTAGCATGGTGAACCAGGCCGAGGCCTACCAGCCGCTTGAGTTACTGCCGGGGGAGAGCGCGACTATAGAGGCCAACATAACCTACAGCAACGGCAGCGAGGTCACGAACGGTGACTTCAAGGCGGAGCTTGTGACGCCCGAGGGCGTTATGCTGACGAAGCAGATGACCTACGTGCAGTCCCTCGGGCTCTGGCAGGCCAACATAACGGTGCCTGAAAACTGCAGCGGCACAACGTACGTGCAGGTCAACGGGACCTCAGCAGGACGCTGGGGCATAGGCTTCACGGAGGCCTTCAGCGGCTACTTCGTCACGGTGGCCTGGCCGGTGAGCGACTCGCCATGGGACCCGTCCCTAGGCCTTCCTCTCTACTTCAATGTGACTGAGCTAAACGGGTCTCCAGCGCCAAGCTCAACAGAGTACGAGATGGTTATAAGCTACTATAACTTCCTCGATAACACCTACAGCGCCTATAACGAATACGTGTTCACAGGGCCACTTATTAACACCATGTTATACTTCAACGCGCCTGCAGGCTACGTAGCTATAGAGTTCACGCCGCCCGCCTTTGGCTTGGTGCCCGTGTTCTTCGGTGACTGTCTGCAGAACTTCGAACTGTTCCCTGAGGTCCTGTCTATGCCAGGAGTCGTCGCGCCCGGTCAGTACATATTTGTGGAAGGCCTCGTCTATCCGCCCATTGAGACCGAGTCTTACCAGTCGCTAAGCCTCGGCACGTCGCTCTTTAATGCCATAGAGGTAGGCTCAAACGTGACCGCTGAGCTCGTCTCGCTGTCGGGGAAGGCCGTGTCTAGCGCCCAGATAACCTTCAACCCCAACGTGGGCCTCTACACAGGCCTCCTGCAGGTGCCCGAAAACATAAGCCCAGGCTACTACTGGGTCGTGCTTGAGGCCAACTACAGCTCCTACACCCTTGCAAGCAGCAACATAAGTCCCAGCTACGTGGAGGGCATCGGCGTTGGCATGGTCTACGTGGGCGCCCCGCTCAACGTCAAGGTCTGGGTCTCGCCAGGAAGCCCGGCCCAGGGCCAGTCTATCACAATATATGCCAACATAACCTACGGCAACGGGACCCCAGTCAAGTACGGCCAGTTCTCAGCCGTGCTGGTGCCCGAGGCAGACCTTGGAGCCTTCGAGGGCCTAGCGCTCTCAGGCGTCAACGTGCCGCTCTACTACAACTCAAGCCTGGGCCTGTGGGTCGGCAGCGCCACGACGCCCTCGCCATTCTCGCCAGGCTCAACGGCCTTCTCGGGGCTGTACGCAGGTGAGCCCTGGGCTGTGGTCGTGACCGGCAACGCCTTCAATGGCGTGCCCGCGGCTAAGGCGGCGATAGCGCATGTGGCTGAGACCAAGTACGTCTACTACACAGGCGTCCTAACCCCTGGCAGCTTCTACCCGTACAACGGCCTCTTCTACGACGCCAACATAACGGGCTTCAACGGCACCATAGAGGGCTCCGTCTTTGAGGGCAACGTTTACATAGTTGACAGCAACGTCACGATAGCTGACTCCCAGTCCTACGGCACCATATACGTCGTGAACTCCAACGTCAGCCTGGTTAACGTAAGGGCCTCCAGGGTTGTGGTCGCCAGCGGCGTTGCAAACCTCTACATGAGCGACGTCATAAGCAGCGTGTCCGGGCACGTCAACTATGTGACGCCCCCGCAGATCACTGCGTTAGTTAGCGGCGTGGAGTCTTCAATTATGCACAACCTGTCAGCCCTCTGGTCAGAGGAGGGCGAGCTGCGGCAGGAGTACTCAAGCCTCAGCTCAACTGTTTCAGGCCTAAGCTCAACGGTATCCCAGCTAACGTCGGAGGCCAGCCAGCTGAGCACAAGGATCAGCGACCTGTCAGGTTGGCTCATGTCAAACGTGAGCGCTGTCAACAGGACCGTGACAGGCCTAGGGAACAGCCTAAGCGCCCTCAGCTCAAAGCTAACGTCGGAGGCCAGCCAGCTGAGCACAAGGATCAGCGACCTGTCAGGCTGGCTCATGTCAAACGTGAGCGCTGTCAACAGGACCGTGACAGGCCTAGGGAACAGCCTAAGCGCCCTCAGCTCAACTGTCTCAGGCCTAAGCTCAACGGTATCCAACATAAGCTCAAGAGTCTCGAGCATCAGCACGACCGCCACCAAGGCCTACAGCAGCGCCTCAAGGAGCTTCAGCCTGGGCGTGGGGGTGGCCGTGATCTCCGTCATATCCCTAGTCATAGCTGCGGTCGCGCTGTCCAGGAGGCACTGA